A stretch of Gemmobacter fulvus DNA encodes these proteins:
- a CDS encoding sugar ABC transporter substrate-binding protein, with protein MSLTRRALLQSTTAAILVAGLLSPRRVAAATVKIGFLLKTMEEERYQLDKAVFTAKAEALGAEVIFDSANNDEQQQLAKFENMISKGAQVIVMQPVNTGTAGAMVSMANAEGVKVVGYDSMLTNGPLDAMVMQDSWAVGKLQGEAMVEWFKAHKGGKVEGKVALIMGQPGDSNAIAMSSGALEIIKANPGLELVAEQAHEGWSSEKAMATTENVLTKYSNGVDAFICNNSGMARGVIAALDAQGLASADKVFVAGSDADLVNIQFVAQGKQAVEIWKKIEPLAETAAQIAFDLASNPDTPTTEAIKADRIINNGMVDVPTVVTPVVLVARDNVDSTVVAGGYYTSEQVYAK; from the coding sequence GAGTCTGACACGACGTGCATTGCTGCAATCCACCACGGCTGCCATTCTGGTTGCGGGGCTTCTGTCGCCGCGCCGCGTTGCGGCTGCCACTGTCAAGATCGGCTTTCTGCTGAAGACAATGGAGGAAGAACGCTATCAGCTGGACAAGGCTGTCTTCACCGCCAAGGCTGAGGCTCTGGGCGCCGAAGTGATCTTCGATTCCGCGAACAATGACGAACAGCAGCAGCTGGCGAAATTCGAGAACATGATCTCGAAGGGCGCACAGGTCATCGTCATGCAGCCGGTCAACACCGGCACTGCGGGTGCCATGGTGTCGATGGCGAATGCCGAGGGCGTCAAGGTCGTGGGATACGATTCCATGCTGACCAACGGCCCGCTCGACGCGATGGTCATGCAGGACAGCTGGGCCGTGGGCAAGCTGCAGGGCGAGGCCATGGTCGAATGGTTCAAGGCCCACAAGGGCGGCAAGGTCGAAGGCAAGGTGGCGCTGATCATGGGCCAGCCGGGCGATTCCAACGCCATCGCCATGTCCAGCGGCGCGCTGGAGATCATCAAGGCGAATCCCGGGCTGGAACTGGTGGCCGAACAGGCACATGAGGGGTGGTCTTCGGAAAAGGCCATGGCCACGACCGAGAACGTCCTGACCAAATACAGCAATGGCGTAGATGCCTTCATCTGCAACAACAGCGGCATGGCGCGCGGCGTGATCGCGGCGCTGGATGCGCAGGGCCTTGCCAGCGCGGACAAGGTCTTTGTCGCGGGTTCGGATGCCGATCTGGTGAATATCCAGTTCGTCGCGCAGGGCAAGCAGGCCGTCGAGATCTGGAAGAAGATCGAGCCGCTGGCCGAAACCGCCGCACAGATCGCCTTTGATCTGGCCTCCAACCCCGACACGCCCACGACCGAGGCGATCAAGGCGGACCGGATCATCAACAACGGCATGGTGGATGTGCCCACGGTCGTGACGCCGGTTGTGCTGGTGGCACGGGACAATGTGGACAGCACCGTCGTCGCCGGCGGCTATTACACCAGCGAGCAGGTCTACGCGAA